Proteins encoded in a region of the Paramagnetospirillum magneticum AMB-1 genome:
- the nuoN gene encoding NADH-quinone oxidoreductase subunit NuoN has protein sequence MAVAGLALLMLGVFRKEDSTKSVSVLVILALGAAMVLVSSLGGERLTAFNGLFVADRFAGFAKGLVLVASAIATAMSLPYLEREKIGRFEYPVLVLFATLGMMMMISANDFIALYLGLELQSLALYVLAAYNRDNARATEAGLKYFVLGSLASGLLLYGISLLYGFAGTTSFEGLANLFAGGHDHPIKPNMGIIAGLVFVLAGLSFKVSAVPFHMWAPDVYEGAPTPVTSFFAVAPKIAALCLLVRVMTGPFADLVEQWRQVVTFIAIGSMFVGSFAAVVQTNIKRLMAYSSIGHVGFVLVGIAAGSTLGIQGVLIYLAIYLFMNVGAFAVILSMRQKGRMVEGIDDLAGLSKTHPMMAFVMAVLMFSMAGVPPLAGFWGKFYVFMAAIESGLYTLSILGVLSSVVSTYYYLRIVKVMYFDEPVEAFDKPVGTSMTLVMAVSTIVILAFTLIPAPLVTSAKAAAQVLFPAAG, from the coding sequence ATGGCAGTGGCCGGTCTGGCCCTGCTGATGCTGGGCGTGTTCCGCAAGGAGGACAGCACCAAGTCGGTGTCGGTCCTGGTGATCCTGGCGCTTGGCGCCGCCATGGTGCTGGTGTCGTCCCTGGGGGGCGAGCGGCTGACGGCCTTCAACGGCCTGTTCGTCGCCGACCGCTTCGCCGGCTTCGCCAAGGGGCTGGTGCTGGTGGCCTCGGCCATCGCCACCGCCATGTCGCTGCCCTATCTGGAACGCGAGAAGATCGGCCGCTTCGAGTATCCGGTGCTGGTGCTGTTCGCCACCCTGGGCATGATGATGATGATTTCGGCCAACGATTTCATCGCACTGTACCTGGGCCTCGAACTGCAGAGCCTGGCGCTCTATGTGCTGGCCGCCTATAACCGCGACAACGCCCGCGCCACCGAGGCGGGCCTCAAGTACTTCGTGCTGGGCTCGCTGGCCTCGGGCCTGCTGCTGTACGGCATCTCGCTGCTCTACGGCTTTGCCGGCACCACCTCGTTCGAGGGGCTGGCCAATCTGTTCGCCGGCGGCCACGACCATCCGATCAAGCCCAATATGGGCATCATCGCCGGTTTGGTCTTCGTGCTGGCCGGTCTGTCGTTCAAGGTCTCGGCGGTGCCGTTCCACATGTGGGCGCCCGACGTCTACGAGGGCGCACCCACCCCGGTGACCTCCTTCTTCGCCGTGGCCCCCAAGATCGCCGCCCTGTGCCTGCTGGTGCGCGTCATGACCGGTCCCTTCGCCGATCTGGTGGAGCAGTGGCGTCAGGTGGTGACCTTCATCGCCATCGGCTCCATGTTCGTCGGCTCCTTCGCCGCCGTGGTCCAGACCAACATCAAGCGTCTGATGGCCTATTCCTCCATCGGCCATGTGGGCTTCGTGCTGGTCGGCATCGCCGCCGGGTCGACGCTCGGCATCCAGGGCGTGCTGATCTATCTCGCCATCTACCTGTTCATGAATGTGGGCGCCTTCGCGGTGATCCTGTCCATGCGCCAGAAGGGCCGGATGGTCGAGGGCATCGATGACCTGGCCGGTCTGTCCAAGACCCACCCCATGATGGCCTTCGTCATGGCGGTGCTGATGTTCTCCATGGCGGGCGTGCCGCCGCTGGCCGGGTTCTGGGGCAAGTTCTACGTGTTCATGGCCGCCATCGAGTCGGGTCTTTACACCCTGTCCATCCTGGGCGTCCTGTCCTCGGTGGTGAGCACCTATTACTACCTGCGCATCGTCAAGGTCATGTACTTCGACGAGCCGGTCGAGGCTTTCGACAAGCCGGTGGGCACCTCCATGACCCTGGTGATGGCGGTTTCCACCATCGTCATCCTAGCCTTTACCCTGATCCCGGCCCCGCTGGTGACCAGCGCCAAGGCCGCCGCCCAGGTTCTGTTCCCGGCGGCGGGATGA
- a CDS encoding NADH-quinone oxidoreductase subunit M, whose product MNDWPLLSLTTFLPLAGALFILTIRGETEVVARNSRNVALLTSIATFVVSLFILAKFNGASPDFQLKETALWFPGTTIAYSMGVDGISMWFVLLSTFLTPICILAAFGSVEKRVKEYMVAFMILETMMIGMFCALDLVLFYIFFEAVLIPMFIIIGVWGGQRRVYAAFKFFLYTLLGSVLMLIAMLAMYFDAHTTDIPSLMAHSFPFKMQLWLWLAFFASFAVKVPMWPVHTWLPDAHVEAPTGGSVILAGVLLKMGAYGFIRFSIPMLPDASVYFTPLIYTLSIVAVIYTSLVALVQDDMKKLIAYSSVAHMGYVTIGIFSMTTQGVEGAVFQMLSHGIVASALFLCVGVIYDRMHTREIARYGGLATRMPIYAVVFMLFTMASVGLPGTAGFVGEFLVLMGVFQVNTWVAFFAATGLVLGCTYMLYLYRRVVFGRLTREDLKGILDMTPREIAVFAPLIVLTIWMGVAPGTFLEPMHASVTKLISNYELARAAHDGLSLAAR is encoded by the coding sequence ATGAACGACTGGCCCCTTCTCTCGCTGACCACGTTCCTGCCCCTGGCCGGAGCGCTGTTCATCCTCACCATCCGCGGCGAGACCGAGGTGGTGGCCCGCAACTCCCGTAACGTGGCGTTGCTGACCTCCATCGCGACCTTCGTGGTGTCCCTGTTCATCCTGGCGAAGTTCAACGGCGCCTCGCCGGACTTCCAGCTCAAGGAGACGGCCCTTTGGTTCCCTGGAACCACCATCGCCTATTCCATGGGCGTGGACGGCATCTCCATGTGGTTCGTGCTGCTGTCGACCTTCCTGACCCCCATCTGCATCCTGGCCGCCTTCGGCAGCGTGGAGAAGCGGGTCAAGGAATATATGGTCGCCTTCATGATCCTCGAGACCATGATGATCGGCATGTTCTGCGCCCTTGATCTGGTGCTGTTCTACATCTTCTTCGAGGCCGTCCTGATCCCGATGTTCATCATCATCGGCGTGTGGGGCGGGCAGCGCCGGGTCTACGCCGCGTTCAAGTTCTTCCTGTACACCCTGCTGGGATCGGTGCTGATGCTGATCGCCATGCTGGCCATGTACTTCGATGCCCACACCACCGACATTCCGTCTCTGATGGCGCATTCGTTCCCCTTCAAGATGCAGCTGTGGCTGTGGCTGGCCTTCTTCGCCTCCTTCGCGGTGAAGGTTCCCATGTGGCCGGTGCATACCTGGTTGCCCGACGCCCACGTGGAAGCGCCCACCGGCGGTTCGGTGATCCTGGCCGGCGTGCTGCTGAAGATGGGGGCCTATGGCTTCATCCGCTTCTCCATTCCCATGCTGCCGGATGCGTCGGTGTACTTCACGCCGCTGATCTACACCCTGTCCATCGTCGCGGTGATCTACACCTCGCTGGTGGCGCTGGTGCAGGACGACATGAAGAAGCTGATCGCCTATTCCTCTGTGGCCCACATGGGTTACGTGACCATCGGCATCTTCTCCATGACCACCCAGGGCGTGGAGGGCGCGGTGTTCCAGATGCTGTCCCACGGCATCGTGGCCAGCGCCCTGTTCCTCTGCGTCGGCGTGATCTACGACCGCATGCATACCCGCGAGATCGCCCGTTACGGCGGTCTGGCCACCCGCATGCCCATCTATGCCGTGGTGTTCATGCTGTTCACCATGGCTTCGGTGGGCCTGCCGGGTACCGCCGGGTTCGTGGGCGAGTTCCTGGTGCTGATGGGCGTGTTCCAGGTCAACACCTGGGTGGCGTTCTTCGCCGCCACTGGTCTGGTTCTGGGCTGCACCTACATGCTGTACCTCTATCGCCGGGTGGTGTTCGGCCGCCTGACCCGCGAGGACCTGAAGGGCATCCTGGACATGACCCCGCGTGAAATCGCGGTGTTCGCTCCGCTGATCGTCCTGACCATCTGGATGGGTGTCGCTCCCGGCACCTTCCTCGAGCCGATGCATGCGTCGGTGACCAAGCTGATCTCCAATTACGAGCTTGCCCGGGCCGCCCATGACGGCCTGTCGCTGGCTGCCCGCTGA
- the nuoL gene encoding NADH-quinone oxidoreductase subunit L, producing MITATVFLPLLGAVVAGLFGRFIGDRGAQIVTCALLITSAVLSGLIFQKVALGGEAQTVVVAEWIRSGTMSVNWSLKVDTLTAVMLIVVTWVSAAVHVYSVGYMSHDPSIWRFHSYLSLFTFAMLMLVTSDNLVQMFFGWEGVGVASYLLIGFWYEKPSASAAAIKAFVVNRVGDFGFALGIFGVYFLFGSVGFDAIFAAAPEKANATVNFFGGQWHAITICCLLLFVGAMGKSAQLGLHTWLPDAMEGPTPVSALIHAATMVTAGVFMVARMSPLFEFSDTALTVVTVIGAATAIFAATVGCVQNDIKRVIAYSTCSQLGYMFFAIGVSAYQAAIFHLMTHAFFKALLFLGAGSVIHAMSDEQDIRRMGGIWKHVKVTWVLMWIGSLALAGVPFFAGYYSKDTILEAAWASHTIAGQGAYWLGCTAAFLTAFYSWRLLLLTFHGRPRADEHVMAHVHESPAVMLIPLLFLATGALFAGWAGYDMFVGHHQHDFWRSAILVTEAHPSLENAHHVPSWVALLPTVVAVSGIALAYLFYVFAPGLPGALAGAFRGVHQFLLNKWYFDELYDMLFVKPAFKLGRGLWQGGDGALIDGVGPDGVAAATRAVAAKVARAQSGYLYHYAYAMLIGVAAFVTWYIFNAR from the coding sequence GGTCGCCTTGGGGGGCGAGGCCCAGACCGTGGTGGTCGCCGAGTGGATCCGTTCGGGCACCATGTCGGTGAACTGGTCGCTGAAGGTCGATACCCTGACCGCCGTCATGCTGATCGTCGTCACCTGGGTGTCGGCGGCCGTGCACGTCTATTCGGTCGGCTATATGAGCCACGACCCCTCCATCTGGCGCTTCCACAGCTATCTGTCGCTGTTCACCTTCGCCATGCTGATGCTGGTGACCTCGGACAATCTGGTGCAGATGTTCTTCGGCTGGGAGGGCGTCGGTGTCGCCTCCTACCTGCTGATCGGCTTCTGGTACGAGAAGCCCTCGGCCTCGGCCGCCGCCATCAAGGCCTTCGTAGTCAACCGCGTCGGCGATTTCGGCTTCGCGCTGGGCATCTTCGGCGTGTATTTCCTGTTCGGCTCTGTGGGCTTCGACGCCATCTTCGCCGCCGCGCCGGAAAAGGCCAACGCCACCGTGAACTTCTTCGGCGGCCAGTGGCACGCCATCACCATCTGCTGCCTGCTGCTGTTCGTGGGCGCCATGGGCAAGTCGGCCCAGCTGGGCCTGCATACCTGGCTGCCCGACGCCATGGAGGGCCCGACCCCGGTCTCCGCCCTGATCCATGCCGCCACCATGGTCACCGCCGGCGTCTTCATGGTCGCCCGCATGAGCCCCCTGTTCGAATTCTCGGACACCGCGCTCACCGTGGTGACCGTGATCGGCGCCGCCACCGCCATCTTCGCGGCGACGGTGGGCTGCGTGCAGAACGACATAAAGCGGGTGATCGCCTATTCCACCTGCTCGCAGCTGGGCTACATGTTCTTCGCCATCGGCGTGTCGGCCTATCAGGCCGCCATCTTCCACCTGATGACCCACGCCTTCTTCAAGGCCCTGCTGTTCCTGGGCGCCGGCTCGGTGATCCACGCCATGAGCGACGAGCAGGACATCCGCCGCATGGGCGGCATCTGGAAGCATGTCAAGGTCACCTGGGTGCTGATGTGGATCGGGTCGCTGGCCCTGGCCGGCGTGCCGTTCTTCGCCGGCTACTATTCCAAGGACACCATCCTGGAAGCCGCCTGGGCGTCGCACACCATCGCGGGGCAGGGGGCTTATTGGCTGGGCTGCACCGCGGCCTTCCTGACCGCCTTCTACTCCTGGCGCCTGCTGCTGCTGACCTTCCACGGCCGTCCGCGCGCGGACGAGCATGTGATGGCCCATGTGCATGAGAGCCCGGCGGTGATGCTGATTCCGCTGCTGTTCCTGGCCACCGGCGCCCTGTTCGCCGGCTGGGCGGGCTACGACATGTTCGTCGGCCATCACCAGCACGACTTCTGGCGCTCCGCCATCCTGGTGACCGAGGCTCATCCCTCGCTGGAGAATGCCCATCACGTGCCGTCCTGGGTGGCCCTGCTGCCCACCGTGGTGGCGGTGTCGGGCATCGCCCTGGCCTATTTGTTCTACGTGTTCGCTCCGGGGCTACCCGGGGCACTGGCCGGCGCCTTCCGCGGCGTCCACCAGTTCCTGCTGAACAAGTGGTACTTCGACGAGCTGTACGACATGCTGTTCGTGAAGCCCGCCTTCAAGCTCGGCCGCGGTCTGTGGCAGGGTGGCGACGGCGCGCTGATCGACGGCGTGGGTCCGGACGGCGTGGCGGCGGCGACCCGTGCGGTGGCGGCCAAGGTGGCTCGCGCCCAGAGCGGCTACCTCTACCACTACGCCTACGCCATGCTGATCGGGGTGGCGGCCTTCGTCACCTGGTACATTTTCAACGCGCGCTGA